In Desulfovibrio sp. UCD-KL4C, a single genomic region encodes these proteins:
- a CDS encoding M20 family metallo-hydrolase, translating to MPGQLLSKIDSLKDDALELHTKLVSIPAIGPTNNGKGEKDKADYLTSYLKEHGFDEVKSYNSPDDRVECGYRPNLVTIIPGQNRSKTLWIISHMDVVPVGDLSLWNTDPFTLTQDGDAIYGRGTEDNHQGLVSSIIAARALKECGVTPGCNVGLIFVSDEETGSTHGLDFMLKEHENLFNKKDLFLVPDFGEPDSSMVEVSEKSTLWLKITVEGKQCHASTPEYGVNSLVAAAAMIVEIPELHFQFDDQDELFSPPFSTFTPTKKEANVENVNTMPGKDIFYIDCRVLPTYDLKDIIEQVEGMGNYIAEEFGVKVTVETVNRHQAVPQTPVDAEIVEKTIFAIKEVYGVDAAPRGIGGGTVAAHLRERGYQAVVWSTLLNQAHQPNEKGSLANTIGDAKVMALLPF from the coding sequence ATGCCAGGTCAACTTCTATCTAAAATCGATTCATTGAAAGATGATGCTCTTGAACTCCACACAAAATTGGTTTCAATTCCTGCAATAGGCCCTACAAACAACGGAAAAGGAGAAAAGGATAAAGCTGATTATCTCACCTCCTATCTCAAAGAGCACGGTTTTGACGAAGTTAAATCTTACAATTCCCCTGACGACAGGGTCGAATGCGGCTACAGGCCGAATCTTGTAACGATTATTCCCGGGCAGAACCGCTCCAAAACACTCTGGATTATTTCGCACATGGACGTTGTTCCAGTCGGTGACTTAAGTCTTTGGAACACTGATCCGTTTACACTTACTCAGGACGGAGATGCAATATACGGACGCGGAACTGAAGATAACCATCAAGGTTTAGTAAGCTCCATAATTGCTGCACGCGCTTTAAAAGAATGCGGAGTCACTCCAGGGTGCAACGTCGGTTTAATCTTTGTTTCAGATGAAGAAACAGGAAGCACACACGGTCTTGATTTCATGCTTAAAGAACATGAAAATTTGTTTAACAAAAAAGATCTTTTCCTCGTTCCTGACTTCGGAGAACCTGATTCAAGCATGGTCGAAGTTTCAGAAAAAAGTACATTATGGCTGAAAATTACCGTAGAAGGTAAGCAGTGCCACGCATCTACACCTGAATATGGTGTAAACTCACTTGTTGCCGCAGCTGCAATGATTGTTGAAATTCCCGAACTTCATTTCCAGTTTGATGATCAGGATGAACTTTTTTCACCTCCATTTTCCACTTTCACCCCTACAAAAAAAGAAGCAAACGTAGAAAATGTTAACACGATGCCTGGAAAAGACATTTTCTATATCGATTGCAGAGTACTACCTACATACGACTTGAAAGATATTATCGAGCAAGTTGAAGGGATGGGTAATTATATTGCAGAAGAATTCGGAGTGAAAGTCACTGTTGAAACCGTTAACAGGCATCAAGCTGTACCACAGACTCCGGTCGACGCTGAAATTGTAGAAAAAACTATATTCGCAATCAAGGAAGTATATGGAGTCGATGCTGCTCCTCGCGGTATTGGCGGCGGAACGGTTGCTGCACATTTACGTGAACGCGGTTATCAGGCTGTAGTATGGTCAACCCTCCTAAATCAGGCACATCAGCCTAATGAAAAAGGATCTCTGGCCAACACCATCGGCGATGCAAAAGTTATGGCTCTCCTCCCCTTTTAA
- the mnmG gene encoding tRNA uridine-5-carboxymethylaminomethyl(34) synthesis enzyme MnmG, producing the protein MIRKQPTPDVFDLIVAGAGHAGCEAAMAASTLGLKTLLLTINVDRIGHLSCNPAIGGLAKGHMVKEIDALGGYMGLWSDKAGIQFRTLNTRKGPAVRASRAQMDRNEYMRVVQKDIFAQENLWVRQDTAETLIIEDGKASGVVTKIGERFKSKAVLLTTGTFLQGLIHIGLEHFSGGRMGDPAAEGMSASLRKAGLTLGRLKTGTTPRLLKDSIDFDKLEVQYGDNPPLPFSFRTDKINLDQVPCHITYTNEQTHEAIRSGFERSPMFTGVIKGTGARYCPSIEDKVARFPEKGRHQIFLEPEGLESPEIYPSGIPTSLPLDIQKRMINSIVGLEQAQIVRPGYAIEYDFVPPTQLLPTLETKTLPGLFLAGQINGTSGYEEAAAQGIWAAINAFCSLTDRPPFVLSRDQAYIAVLIDDLVTKGTQEPYRMFTSRAEYRLLLREGNADQRLTAIGRELGLVGDAQWEMYSSKKKGLDDAIKGLNSIRIKPDTATCEIINKIGGTAPGKSVPLATLLRQPELTIHDITELWPAIENFSEEILLEAETQVKYEGYLVRQQELVDKFRKKESITIPNDINYSEVAGLTREGVEKLTEVRPLTLGQASRISGITPAAISSIEIHLKKIGAI; encoded by the coding sequence ATGATTAGAAAACAGCCCACACCGGATGTATTCGACCTTATAGTCGCAGGAGCCGGTCATGCCGGTTGTGAAGCAGCCATGGCAGCTTCCACTCTTGGCCTCAAAACTCTTTTGCTCACTATCAACGTTGATAGAATCGGGCATTTATCCTGCAATCCGGCTATAGGCGGACTTGCGAAAGGGCATATGGTCAAAGAGATCGATGCCCTCGGCGGATACATGGGACTATGGTCTGATAAAGCTGGTATTCAATTTCGCACACTGAACACACGCAAAGGTCCGGCTGTTAGAGCCAGCCGCGCCCAAATGGACCGCAATGAATACATGCGGGTTGTTCAAAAAGATATTTTTGCACAAGAAAACTTATGGGTTAGACAAGATACAGCTGAAACCTTAATTATCGAAGATGGCAAGGCCAGCGGAGTCGTGACTAAAATCGGCGAAAGATTTAAATCAAAAGCTGTGTTGCTGACCACCGGAACTTTTTTGCAGGGACTTATTCACATAGGTCTTGAACATTTCAGCGGCGGAAGAATGGGTGATCCTGCCGCCGAAGGCATGTCCGCATCGCTTAGAAAGGCAGGTTTAACTCTTGGCCGGCTCAAAACAGGAACGACACCAAGACTGCTTAAGGATTCAATCGACTTTGACAAACTTGAAGTTCAATACGGAGATAACCCGCCGCTTCCATTCAGTTTCAGAACAGACAAGATCAATCTTGATCAGGTTCCCTGTCACATAACTTACACTAACGAGCAGACTCACGAAGCTATTCGCAGCGGTTTTGAAAGATCTCCCATGTTTACCGGAGTAATCAAAGGAACAGGAGCTCGTTACTGCCCTTCAATTGAAGATAAGGTTGCCAGATTTCCAGAAAAAGGAAGACATCAGATTTTCCTTGAACCGGAAGGACTTGAAAGTCCGGAAATTTATCCAAGCGGTATTCCAACCAGCTTGCCTTTGGATATACAAAAAAGAATGATTAATTCTATTGTAGGTCTTGAGCAGGCTCAAATTGTCAGACCCGGTTACGCAATTGAATACGATTTTGTCCCTCCTACACAACTGCTCCCTACGCTTGAAACAAAAACTCTTCCCGGACTGTTTCTAGCCGGTCAGATCAATGGAACATCCGGCTATGAAGAAGCTGCGGCTCAGGGAATTTGGGCTGCCATCAACGCATTTTGTTCACTGACAGACCGTCCTCCTTTCGTGCTTTCACGCGATCAAGCCTACATTGCAGTACTTATTGATGATCTTGTCACAAAAGGTACTCAAGAGCCATACCGTATGTTCACCTCCCGTGCTGAATATAGACTTCTCCTTAGAGAAGGGAATGCTGACCAAAGACTTACCGCAATCGGCAGAGAACTTGGACTTGTTGGCGATGCACAATGGGAAATGTACAGTTCTAAAAAGAAAGGTCTTGACGATGCCATAAAAGGCTTAAACTCTATCCGCATAAAACCGGATACTGCAACATGCGAGATAATTAATAAGATCGGCGGCACCGCTCCCGGAAAATCAGTCCCCCTCGCAACATTACTTCGTCAGCCGGAACTAACTATTCATGACATAACAGAACTTTGGCCTGCTATAGAGAACTTCTCTGAGGAAATTCTTCTCGAAGCTGAAACACAGGTAAAATATGAAGGTTACCTTGTCAGACAGCAGGAGCTTGTTGATAAATTTCGCAAGAAAGAATCAATAACCATACCAAATGACATAAATTATTCTGAAGTTGCAGGACTTACAAGAGAAGGTGTTGAAAAACTAACTGAAGTTCGTCCTTTAACACTTGGTCAAGCCAGTAGAATTTCAGGAATAACTCCTGCAGCTATCTCTTCTATAGAAATTCACCTGAAAAAAATTGGAGCAATATAA
- a CDS encoding hemolysin family protein, producing MDDGSEGRLWAKLINIFRKADSPLEEHILEAREEGEIKSEVVSMLLNVLELKDTTASEIMIPRTDIIGAEIGGGLTEVAEQIIEHCHSRIPVYMDSKDHIIGIVHAKDIIAPLLACKRDESLEKLLREPYIVSENIQIKNLLKEFQSGRVHMAILQDEYGGTSGLITMEDILEEIVGDISDEYDAVRPSDFYERDDGSFMISGRVSLYEVSEKLHLELDSEHVDSIGGYLSELMGRIPNVGEFLDLAGYKFTVHESDPKQIISILVEPPKGA from the coding sequence TTGGACGACGGTTCTGAGGGTCGATTATGGGCCAAATTAATTAATATCTTTAGAAAAGCAGACTCACCTCTAGAAGAACATATTCTTGAAGCTCGAGAAGAAGGCGAAATAAAAAGCGAAGTTGTTTCGATGCTACTCAATGTTCTTGAACTCAAAGATACAACTGCAAGTGAAATCATGATTCCCCGCACTGATATAATCGGCGCTGAAATTGGTGGAGGTCTCACTGAAGTTGCTGAGCAGATAATTGAGCACTGTCATTCCAGAATTCCTGTATATATGGACTCCAAAGATCATATTATCGGGATTGTTCACGCCAAAGACATTATTGCCCCGCTTTTAGCTTGCAAAAGAGATGAGTCACTGGAAAAGTTATTACGCGAACCATACATTGTTTCCGAAAATATCCAGATAAAAAATCTTCTTAAAGAATTTCAATCAGGCAGAGTTCACATGGCTATATTGCAGGACGAATATGGAGGTACATCCGGTCTTATAACGATGGAAGACATTCTGGAAGAAATTGTAGGTGATATCTCTGACGAGTATGACGCTGTGCGCCCCTCAGATTTTTATGAACGCGATGATGGAAGTTTCATGATTTCCGGCAGAGTTTCTTTATATGAAGTCTCTGAAAAATTGCATCTTGAACTGGATTCAGAACACGTGGACTCCATTGGAGGATATCTGTCGGAATTAATGGGCAGAATCCCTAATGTAGGAGAATTTCTTGATTTAGCCGGATACAAATTTACAGTCCATGAAAGTGATCCAAAGCAAATTATATCTATTCTTGTTGAACCTCCAAAAGGCGCTTAG
- the lnt gene encoding apolipoprotein N-acyltransferase, with protein MYLILPILIATFCAGIGYANPVLHFPVAALGFPLALELIAFSNCSPHEALKRGWITGTFACLACLYWLAYPIGVFGNISWFLAVPCPILMAMAVGAYYGFYTFILNIAYRKLPPLFLCIFSAVLWSTMELAQGHFFTGFPWMTFSSAFSYWPESIQGAAFVGAYGLSGLLISVTTGILIWNKSHFAKVWSVGILVLLIILGILRTDPETFSTLHSTGNATIGIVQGNINQGLKWDAKYQIATLKKYIKLSKSLSAKADLIIWPETAMPFQIQDPSELRTTLVNFTKESNTRLLTGAPGYILHPKTRSFSLYNRAFLIDPHKTTFDWYDKSHLVPFGEYIPLKKYLPIDKLVQGVGDFIPGNDASPLLSRNLAMGILICYEGIFPELAQERVEKGANLLINISNDAWYGKTSAPYQHLGLVSLRAVEQGRYLIRCTNTGISACIDPLGNITDSTSLFVNAAVLTTPKLIKGKTFFNANYELITYGQLVLTFLFIIWIAITPINSTNKKRKRIIQ; from the coding sequence ATGTATCTTATTCTCCCAATTCTAATTGCTACGTTTTGTGCTGGAATAGGGTATGCGAACCCTGTTTTACATTTCCCTGTCGCCGCTTTAGGATTCCCGCTGGCTCTTGAATTAATTGCTTTTTCCAATTGTTCACCGCATGAAGCTCTTAAAAGAGGCTGGATTACAGGAACTTTCGCCTGCCTTGCCTGCCTTTACTGGCTTGCCTATCCTATAGGAGTTTTCGGCAACATTTCATGGTTCCTCGCAGTTCCATGCCCAATTCTTATGGCTATGGCAGTAGGTGCTTACTATGGATTTTACACATTCATATTAAACATTGCCTACCGCAAGCTACCTCCTCTATTTCTTTGTATTTTCAGTGCCGTTTTATGGTCAACTATGGAGCTTGCGCAGGGACACTTTTTTACAGGTTTCCCATGGATGACATTTTCATCAGCATTTTCATATTGGCCTGAATCAATTCAAGGCGCAGCTTTTGTCGGAGCTTACGGACTTTCAGGTCTGCTAATTTCCGTCACAACCGGAATATTAATATGGAATAAATCCCACTTTGCAAAAGTATGGTCCGTAGGGATTCTGGTACTTCTTATTATACTGGGGATTCTTAGAACCGATCCGGAAACATTCTCAACTCTTCACAGTACCGGGAATGCAACTATAGGAATTGTTCAAGGAAACATTAATCAAGGCTTAAAATGGGACGCTAAATACCAGATTGCCACTCTGAAGAAGTATATAAAACTAAGCAAAAGCCTATCTGCAAAAGCGGACCTAATTATCTGGCCTGAAACAGCTATGCCCTTCCAGATACAAGATCCAAGCGAATTGCGGACTACACTTGTTAATTTTACAAAAGAATCAAATACCCGCCTCTTAACAGGTGCTCCCGGCTATATTCTGCATCCTAAAACCAGATCTTTTTCATTATACAACAGAGCGTTCCTAATTGATCCGCACAAAACGACTTTTGACTGGTATGACAAATCACATCTTGTCCCATTCGGTGAGTACATACCCCTAAAAAAATATTTGCCTATTGATAAATTAGTTCAAGGCGTTGGTGATTTTATTCCAGGGAATGACGCCAGCCCTCTTCTAAGCAGAAACCTTGCTATGGGGATACTCATCTGCTATGAAGGAATCTTCCCTGAACTTGCTCAGGAAAGAGTTGAGAAAGGTGCAAACCTACTGATTAATATAAGCAATGACGCTTGGTACGGAAAAACTTCTGCACCGTATCAACATTTGGGGCTAGTATCTCTTAGAGCGGTAGAACAAGGGCGATACCTTATCAGGTGTACTAACACTGGAATTTCAGCGTGTATTGACCCGCTCGGCAACATTACTGACTCTACGAGTTTGTTTGTTAACGCAGCAGTACTGACAACTCCAAAACTGATCAAAGGAAAAACTTTTTTCAATGCAAACTATGAATTAATTACCTACGGACAGTTAGTCCTAACTTTTTTATTCATCATTTGGATTGCGATCACGCCAATCAACTCTACTAATAAAAAACGTAAAAGGATTATACAGTAA
- the prfB gene encoding peptide chain release factor 2 (programmed frameshift): MLQFSDLKSMAVNCNNKFSSLWGRLDHAQSKERLEEIEHDLSRPGAWDKPDDLTPILREKSILEEKVSSYENLSSTHSDVAEWMTLASEDPDQEILEALSENLIKLSNLIEQTELSTLLSAPEDKSTAILEIHPGAGGTEAQDWAEMLLRMYMRWCEKRNWEVSYLDLQPGDEAGIKSVTLQVKGLYAYGFLKGEAGIHRLIRISPYDSSGRRHTSFASVDVYPEISHDIEIEVKDEDIRLDVFRASGPGGQHVNKTNSAVRITHLPTNIVVQCQNEKSQLKNKETAMKVLKSRLYEQELKRQEESKKADYSTKDSIAWGSQIKTYTMQPYRLVKDHRCGAEDGNVEAVLDGELDDLVRNYLLHAYGG; the protein is encoded by the exons ATGCTTCAATTTTCTGATTTAAAATCTATGGCAGTAAACTGCAACAATAAATTCTCCAGCCTTTGGGGGAGACTT GACCACGCTCAGAGTAAAGAGCGACTTGAAGAAATAGAGCACGACCTGAGCAGGCCTGGAGCTTGGGACAAACCTGATGATCTGACTCCTATTCTAAGAGAAAAAAGTATTCTCGAAGAAAAAGTATCTTCGTACGAAAATCTTTCCTCAACCCACAGTGATGTAGCAGAATGGATGACTCTTGCTAGTGAAGATCCTGATCAGGAAATTCTGGAAGCTTTGTCAGAAAATCTTATAAAACTTTCTAATTTAATCGAGCAGACGGAACTTTCCACTCTTCTATCTGCTCCTGAAGATAAAAGCACTGCTATATTGGAAATTCATCCTGGAGCCGGAGGAACTGAAGCTCAGGACTGGGCTGAAATGCTTCTTAGAATGTACATGCGCTGGTGCGAAAAAAGGAATTGGGAAGTCAGCTACCTTGATCTTCAGCCTGGAGACGAGGCAGGAATTAAAAGTGTAACTCTTCAGGTCAAAGGACTTTACGCGTACGGATTTCTCAAAGGGGAAGCCGGAATTCATCGCCTCATACGCATATCTCCTTATGACTCGTCCGGCAGAAGGCATACATCTTTCGCTTCAGTTGATGTATACCCTGAAATTTCTCACGATATTGAAATTGAAGTTAAAGACGAAGATATTCGTTTAGATGTTTTCCGTGCCAGCGGACCTGGCGGCCAGCATGTTAACAAAACGAACTCAGCTGTGCGCATTACACATCTGCCGACCAATATCGTTGTCCAATGTCAGAATGAAAAATCTCAGCTAAAAAACAAAGAAACTGCAATGAAAGTTTTAAAATCCCGCCTTTACGAGCAAGAGCTTAAAAGGCAGGAAGAAAGTAAAAAAGCTGACTATTCCACCAAGGATTCAATTGCTTGGGGAAGTCAAATTAAAACTTATACCATGCAACCTTATAGACTGGTTAAGGACCATCGTTGCGGTGCAGAAGACGGAAACGTTGAAGCTGTTCTAGACGGTGAACTTGATGATTTGGTCAGAAATTACCTGCTTCATGCATACGGCGGATAA
- a CDS encoding GGDEF domain-containing protein → MNAEYIAENEAELLEELLSVRERFCNETNVCFGKNCLDGLAVLRFCPGMTLNAWKILAETHDLNDWMTIPLEENSFPHLKHIQSVLQTLSYKTEHDPLTGVSNRRAFEKTLDQEIERSSRDKTPVSLAILDLDNFKAVNDTYGHLKGDEVLIDLADMISSNSRRYDLVARIGGEEFAIILSGAGQHKAGQLVERLLEKTRKLTFKKTNSTETFSVTCSVGIATYKGLMNLKMHEFIEKADKALYEAKKTGKDRICTADILDFESVTKETLVHADEKKFLFTGK, encoded by the coding sequence ATGAACGCTGAATATATCGCAGAAAACGAAGCTGAACTTTTAGAGGAACTTCTTTCAGTAAGAGAACGGTTCTGCAATGAGACCAATGTATGCTTTGGGAAAAACTGCCTGGACGGACTTGCCGTACTCAGATTTTGCCCCGGCATGACGCTTAATGCTTGGAAAATTCTTGCAGAAACTCATGATCTTAATGACTGGATGACAATTCCACTTGAAGAAAACAGTTTTCCGCACCTTAAGCACATCCAAAGTGTATTACAGACTCTTTCGTACAAAACGGAGCATGATCCGCTGACCGGCGTTTCAAATCGAAGAGCATTTGAAAAGACTTTAGATCAGGAAATTGAAAGGTCAAGCCGAGACAAGACTCCTGTGAGTTTGGCAATATTGGATCTTGATAACTTCAAAGCTGTTAATGATACTTACGGACACCTCAAGGGAGATGAAGTATTAATTGATCTGGCTGACATGATATCCAGCAACTCTCGCAGATATGATCTCGTAGCCAGAATTGGAGGCGAGGAATTTGCGATTATTCTTTCAGGAGCAGGGCAGCATAAAGCTGGACAGTTAGTTGAACGCTTACTCGAAAAAACAAGAAAACTAACTTTTAAAAAAACTAACAGCACAGAAACTTTTTCTGTGACCTGCTCGGTCGGGATAGCAACCTACAAAGGTTTAATGAATTTGAAAATGCATGAATTCATTGAAAAAGCAGATAAAGCTCTTTATGAGGCTAAAAAAACGGGTAAAGATCGCATTTGCACTGCAGATATTTTAGATTTTGAATCGGTGACCAAAGAAACTCTTGTCCATGCCGACGAAAAGAAATTCTTATTCACTGGAAAATAA
- a CDS encoding MinD/ParA family protein, which translates to MINANKTLSMAIMSGKGGVGKTNLSLNISYALNAGGNSLLLMDCDLGLANLDVLLGISPESNMQDLLHSGTKPSDIVIPIEKDKNFDILPAASGVPELVEMDEDMQEILFGKLSQLVGRYQYLVMDLGAGINGTVLSFAAITQMRFIVITPEPTSLTDSYALIKVLHTQHKVSDFNVIVNQVTNEKEARETFDRLNMACEKFLNIKLKNIGFVRYDPSVTEAVRRQIPFIKYAPKSEASRDILNIAVKIQKIRMENMGKLGDRPVIKKFPALSA; encoded by the coding sequence ATGATCAACGCCAATAAGACATTAAGCATGGCAATAATGAGTGGGAAAGGCGGAGTTGGAAAAACCAACCTATCTCTTAATATATCTTATGCTCTCAATGCCGGTGGAAACAGCCTCCTACTTATGGATTGCGATTTAGGTTTGGCAAATCTTGATGTTCTCTTAGGGATTTCTCCTGAAAGCAACATGCAGGATCTGCTTCACAGCGGTACAAAACCCTCAGATATTGTTATCCCTATTGAAAAAGACAAAAATTTTGATATTCTTCCAGCCGCTTCCGGAGTTCCTGAACTGGTTGAGATGGATGAGGATATGCAGGAAATACTTTTCGGCAAATTATCACAATTAGTAGGTCGGTATCAATATTTAGTTATGGATCTTGGAGCAGGAATAAACGGAACTGTTCTTTCTTTTGCTGCAATTACGCAGATGAGATTTATAGTGATAACACCTGAACCAACCTCTTTAACTGATAGTTATGCTCTGATTAAAGTTCTTCACACTCAACATAAAGTAAGTGATTTCAATGTTATAGTGAACCAAGTTACTAACGAAAAAGAAGCTAGAGAGACTTTTGACAGACTAAATATGGCCTGTGAAAAATTTCTTAATATTAAGTTGAAAAATATAGGCTTTGTGCGCTATGATCCTTCAGTAACTGAAGCAGTTAGGAGACAGATACCCTTTATCAAATATGCTCCGAAATCCGAAGCAAGCCGTGATATTTTAAATATCGCTGTCAAGATCCAAAAGATCAGGATGGAGAATATGGGTAAATTAGGTGACAGGCCAGTTATTAAAAAATTCCCGGCTCTATCAGCCTAA
- a CDS encoding HU family DNA-binding protein — MNKSELIKNLAEEKGLHVDESSEIVDAFVDAIKEALVRGDRVEIRGFGSFKMKEYQGYTGRNPKTGSVVSVTPKKLPFFRPGKELKEFLNG; from the coding sequence ATGAACAAAAGTGAATTGATCAAGAATCTAGCTGAAGAAAAAGGACTCCATGTAGACGAGTCCTCCGAAATTGTTGATGCATTTGTTGATGCTATCAAAGAAGCTCTAGTCCGTGGCGACAGAGTTGAAATTAGAGGCTTCGGAAGCTTCAAAATGAAAGAATATCAAGGCTATACCGGTAGAAATCCTAAAACCGGTTCTGTTGTAAGCGTTACACCTAAAAAATTACCGTTCTTCCGTCCAGGTAAAGAGCTTAAAGAATTTTTAAACGGATAA